The following are encoded together in the Bos mutus isolate GX-2022 chromosome 3, NWIPB_WYAK_1.1, whole genome shotgun sequence genome:
- the CCN1 gene encoding CCN family member 1, protein MSSRTARTLALAVTLLHLARLALSTCPTACHCPLEAPKCAPGVGLVRDACGCCKVCAKQLNEDCSKTQPCDHTKGLECNFGANSTALKGICRAQSEGRPCEYNSRIYQNGESFQPNCKHQCTCIDGAVGCIPLCPQELSLPNLGCPNLRLVKVTGQCCEEWVCDDDSAKDPMDDGEGLQGKELAFDDSEVELTRNNELIAVGKSGFLKRLPVFGMEPRILYNPSSHGQKCIVQTTSWSQCSKTCGTGISTRVTNDNPECRLVKETRICEVRPCGQPVYSSLKKGKKCSKTKKSPEPVHFTYAGCSSVKKYRPKYCGSCVDGRCCTPQQTRTVKMRFRCEDGEMFSKNVMMIQSCRCNYNCPHANEAAFPFYRLFNDIHKFRD, encoded by the exons ATGAGCTCCCGCACCGCCAGGACGCTCGCCCTCGCCGTCACCCTTCTCCACTTGGCCAGGCTG GCTCTCTCCACCTGCCCCACCGCCTGCCACTGCCCCCTGGAGGCTCCCAAGTGCGCCCCGGGAGTCGGGCTGGTCCGGGACGCCTGCGGCTGCTGTAAGGTCTGCGCCAAGCAGCTCAACGAGGACTGCAGCAAAACGCAGCCCTGCGACCACACCAAGGGGCTGGAATGCAACTTCGGCGCCAACTCCACCGCTCTGAAGGGGATCTGCAGAG CTCAGTCGGAGGGCAGACCCTGTGAATATAACTCCAGAATCTACCAGAATGGGGAAAGTTTCCAGCCCAACTGTAAACATCAGTGCACATGTATCGACGGCGCCGTGGGCTGCATTCCTCTGTGCCCCCAAGAACTCTCTCTCCCCAACTTGGGCTGCCCCAACCTCCGGCTGGTCAAAGTTACCGGGCAGTGCTGTGAGGAGTGGGTCTGCGACGACGACAGTGCCAAGGACCCTATGGACGACGGGGAGGGCCTCCAGGGCAAGGAGCTGGCCTTCGATGACTCGGAGGTGGAGTTAACGAGAAACAATGAATTAATTGCAGTTGGAAAAAGCGGCTTCTTGAAGCGGCTCCCCG TTTTTGGAATGGAACCTCGCATTCTTTACAACCCTTCTTCACACGGCCAGAAATGTATCGTCCAAACAACTTCATGGTCCCAGTGCTCAAAGACCTGTGGAACTGGTATCTCCACACGCGTTACCAATGACAACCCTGAATGCCGCCTGGTGAAAGAAACCCGGATCTGTGAAGTGCGGCCTTGTGGACAGCCGGTGTACAGCAGCCTGAAA AAGGGCAAGAAATGCAGCAAGACCAAGAAGTCCCCCGAACCGGTTCACTTTACTTACGCTGGATGTTCGAGTGTGAAGAAATACCGGCCCAAGTACTGCGGTTCCTGCGTGGACGGCCGCTGCTGCACGCCTCAGCAGACCAGGACTGTGAAGATGCGGTTCCGCTGCGAAGACGGTGAAATGTTTTCCAAGAACGTCATGATGATACAGTCCTGCAGATGCAACTACAACTGCCCGCATGCCAACGAGGCTGCCTTCCCCTTCTACAGGCTGTTCAATGACATTCACAAGTTTAGGGACTAA